The Rhineura floridana isolate rRhiFlo1 chromosome 10, rRhiFlo1.hap2, whole genome shotgun sequence genome includes a region encoding these proteins:
- the TMEM106B gene encoding transmembrane protein 106B translates to MGKSLSMPLHAPKEDGVSSSDSMRKGLVYSESHSEDGRTGDVSQFPYVEFTGRDSVTCPTCQGTGRIPRGQENQLVALIPYSDQRLRPRRTKLYVTASVIVCLLLSGLAVFFLFPRSIDVEYIGVKSVYVSYEAQRRIIYLNITNTLNITNNNYYSVEVENITAQVQFSKTVIGKARLNNNTHIGPLDMKQIDYMVPTVIQDEMSYMFDFCTLLSIKVHNIVVMMQVTVTTSYFGHSEQISQERYQYVDCGGNTTYQLGQSEYLNVLQPPQ, encoded by the exons ATGGGGAAATCTCTTTCAATGCCTTTACATGCACCTAAAGAAGATGGGGTTTCGTCATCGGACAGCATGAGAAAGGGATTAGTTTACTCAGAATCTCACAGTGAAGACGGAAGAACTGGAGATGTTTCACAGTTTCCATATGTTGAATTTACAGGAAGAGATAGCGTCACATGTCCCACTTGCCAGGGAACAGGGAGGATTCCACGTG GTCAGGAAAATCAGCTTGTCGCCCTAATTCCATACAGTGATCAGAGACTGAGGCCAAGAAGAAC AAAACTTTATGTGACTGCTTCTGTAATTGTATGCTTACTACTTTCTGGGCTGGCTGTATTTTTCTTATTTCCTCGATCAATTGATGTTGAATACATTGGAGTCAAGTCAGTATACGTCAGTTATGAAGCACAGAGGCgcataatatatttaaatattacg AATACCTTGAACATCACAAATAACAATTATTATTCTGTTGAAGTTGAAAACATTACAGCCCAGGTGCAATTTTCAAAGACTGTTATTGGGAAGGCACGGTTGAACAATAATACCCACATTGGCCCACTAGACATGAAACAG aTTGATTATATGGTGCCCACTGTTATACAGGATGAAATGAGTTACATGTT TGATTTTTGTACCCTACTCTCTATTAAAGTGCACAACATAGTAGTCATGATGCA aGTGACTGTGACCACCTCTTACTTTGGCCACTCTGAACAAATATCTCAGGAGCGATACCAGTACGTAGACTGTGGTGGAAACACAACTTACCAGTTGGGGCAGTCAGAGTATCTAAACGTACTTCAGCCGCCTCAGTAA